The window AGGTCTTCCTGAAGGGTGCCTGAGCGTCATACCCTGTACCGGCAAGATTGCGGAGAACGCGATCACCGACAAGCGAGTGAAGGTTTTGAGCTTCACGGGAAGTGCAACGGTCGGATGGGAGCTCAAGAAACTCGCATATGACAAAAAGGTAATTCTCGAATTGGGAGGAAACGCGGGGGTGCTCCTCGATCGTGACTGCAGTCTCGATCTTGCGGTAGACCGATGCATCGCCGGAGCATTTTCCTATGCAGGACAGGTTTGCATTTCGGTGCAGAGGATTTACGTCCACAGAGATATCCATGATGATTTTCTCGGGCGTTTCATCCCGAAGGTGAAGACCCTGAAGTTCGGAGACCCCCTCGATGATTCTACCCTGATAGGACCTATGATCGATGAGGAGAACAGGGTAAGGGTTGAGACATGGATGCACGAGGCGATGGCGGCGGGCGCCAAGATCGCCGCGGGGGGAAAGAGGTGGGAAAATTTCTACGAACCGACGGTTGTCCTGGATGCGACCCCGCAGATGAAGCTCAGCTGCATGGAGGTCTTTGCCCCCGTAGTGACCGTTACGAGGATCGAGAGCTTCGAAGACGGGCTGAAGGCGGTTAACGACTCGGTCTATGGCCTCCAGGCAGGCGTCTTCACCAATGATCTGAAACATGCCTTCACGGCATTCGAAACCCTTGAGGTCGGAAGTGTCATCATCAATGACGTCCCAGCCTACAGGGTCGACCACATGCCCTACGGGGGCGTCAAACGTTCGGGATTCGGCAGGGAAGGAATCAAATACGCGATCGAAGAGATGACCGAACTGCGGCTCATGGCGTTACATCTTGTGTGAGAA is drawn from Thermodesulfovibrionales bacterium and contains these coding sequences:
- a CDS encoding aldehyde dehydrogenase family protein produces the protein MKSMFPILLGGRAKETDKKIEVLNPYDDRTVSRVCQATHEDVQEALAIADETGGTIGTLASHRKSAILRRVSDIIGERKEDLAKTITLENGKPIHESRTEVDRASLTFRIASEETSRIGGEFIALDRNPSSEGRWGITRRFPCGTVFGITPFNFPLNLVAHKIAPAIAAGNPIILKPASKTPITALLLGEILMESGLPEGCLSVIPCTGKIAENAITDKRVKVLSFTGSATVGWELKKLAYDKKVILELGGNAGVLLDRDCSLDLAVDRCIAGAFSYAGQVCISVQRIYVHRDIHDDFLGRFIPKVKTLKFGDPLDDSTLIGPMIDEENRVRVETWMHEAMAAGAKIAAGGKRWENFYEPTVVLDATPQMKLSCMEVFAPVVTVTRIESFEDGLKAVNDSVYGLQAGVFTNDLKHAFTAFETLEVGSVIINDVPAYRVDHMPYGGVKRSGFGREGIKYAIEEMTELRLMALHLV